A single region of the Corticium candelabrum chromosome 15, ooCorCand1.1, whole genome shotgun sequence genome encodes:
- the LOC134190952 gene encoding arrestin domain-containing protein 3-like, with translation MGRMKSFSITYANNQYVYYPGQVVAGQAVLEITDEVTARGLRITLRGEAYVHWTEQHGSGQHSHTVSYTDRETYVNQCVTVWGKEEGDREGENPTLYPGIHTFPFSFQVPHAVPSSLEPKGPFRAHIRYWVTANVDRPWKFDYKCKQPFTVIARIDINDPVFLTPMRSDNEKHLCCLCCKSGPLNLEASIDRAGYCPGESVTISATARNMTSRSMRGMRGRLISITTVTARGHRRTGTTTICEIMGEELRGGAFDQWGRRSLAIPPAPPSVKSCRIIDHSYYVQIAVVVPRGINLKILFPVVIGTVPLREDEAEAIQSQPQFIDNRSLGVRGVPQAIAMPHEPVVVPSAPPCYAEAVDEPSVNIGESDDKYTYGNLQYLPRYPYIPTYSQTNQPWEPGPPGPPPGEYPMQPMGGQYFGPPTH, from the coding sequence ATGGGGCGGATGAAGAGCTTCTCCATCACATACGCCAACAATCAGTACGTTTACTACCCAGGACAGGTTGTCGCCGGACAGGCAGTGCTCGAAATCACCGACGAAGTGACTGCACGTGGTTTGCGCATCACTCTGCGCGGCGAGGCCTACGTCCATTGGACAGAACAACACGGATCAGGACAGCATAGTCACACTGTAAGCTACACAGACCGTGAAACGTACGTCAATCAATGTGTTACCGTCTGGGGAAAAGAGGAAGGAGATCGAGAAGGAGAGAATCCAACACTCTATCCGGGAATTCATACGTTTCCTTTCTCTTTCCAGGTGCCTCACGCTGTTCCGTCATCCTTGGAGCCGAAAGGACCGTTCCGAGCCCACATTCGGTATTGGGTAACAGCTAACGTCGACAGACCGTGGAAGTTTGATTACAAATGCaagcaaccgtttactgttaTTGCtcgtattgatatcaatgaccccGTATTTCTAACTCCCATGAGGAGTGACAACGAAAAGCATCTGTGCTGTCTGTGCTGCAAATCTGGTCCCTTGAATCTCGAGGCTAGTATCGACCGGGCAGGTTACTGTCCCGGTGAATCGGTTACCATATCGGCTACCGCTCGTAACATGACCAGTCGATCAATGCGAGGCATGCGAGGACGGCTGATTTCTATTACAACCGTCACTGCTCGAGGACATCGCAGGACTGGCACAACAACAATATGTGAAATAATGGGCGAGGAATTGCGCGGAGGAGCATTTGACCAATGGGGAAGAAGATCATTGGCTATCCCTCCTGCTCCACCATCTGTCAAATCATGCAGAATCATAGACCATTCCTACTACGTTCAGATAGCTGTGGTAGTGCCAAGAGGGATCAATCTCAAAATCCTTTTTCCTGTTGTAATCGGCACTGTTCCACTACGTGAAGACGAGGCTGAAGCCATTCAGTCACAGCCTCAATTCATCGACAACAGAAGCCTCGGCGTACGCGGGGTACCTCAAGCCATTGCCATGCCACATGAGCCAGTGGTTGTACCGTCGGCTCCTCCGTGCTATGCAGAAGCAGTAGACGAGCCATCGGTCAATATTGGAGAGAGCGATGACAAGTACACGTACGGTAACCTTCAGTACCTACCTCGGTATCCATACATTCCAACCTATTCTCAGACAAATCAACCTTGGGAACCAGGGCCACCCGGACCTCCACCAGGGGAGTATCCTATGCAGCCAATGGGAGGACAATACTTTGGACCGCCAACCCACTAA
- the LOC134191101 gene encoding arrestin domain-containing protein 3-like codes for MSIVRQIFINYANNQQAYYPGQTVSGNVFLEIVQPLAPKRVSVVLRGRAHVYWTETSGTGDDRRTHTYSDNEQYFDHAIVVWPSALSADSPAILPPGMHSFSFTFSLPLGIPSSFELSTYSTAYIRYWIVANVDLGSSQFKCQRPFTVIEYIDVNEHRLLVPMRSENEKMICCLCCESGPLRLQASIDRVGFCPGEAVVVSATAENITNRVMRGIRVSLIAVTRRTAHGASSMISRTVCELMGEVIAVGATDRWENRRFPIPPVPPSIKTCRIIDQSYYIQLSVVVPNGFNLSMHFPIVIGTVPLRQDIPRPLQQVMHVESRTENWLQLPESSITSQVSSTVPVHPPPYAEATGITVDIRDNDDRNAMGVVQYTPLLPFVSSERPTANDPFHVDVSLQPHSFEMPGPLQYDQTLPDSAQQNIPVHGEKQHHSDPYVTPQAEPFGDSHIVGSDAIPMQLIEPHSVQDMHDKA; via the coding sequence ATGAGTATTGTGAGACAGATCTTCATCAACTATGCGAACAACCAACAGGCCTACTATCCTGGCCAGACCGTCTCCGGTAACGTATTTCTTGAAATCGTTCAACCCTTGGCGCCGAAGCGAGTCAGTGTGGTGCTGCGCGGTCGTGCACACGTATACTGGACGGAAACCAGCGGCACTGGAGATgacagacgaacacacacgTATTCCGACAATGAACAGTACTTCGACCATGCAATCGTCGTGTGGCCTAGTGCGCTAAGTGCAGACAGCCCTGCCATACTTCCACCGGGGATGCACTCGTTTTCGTTTACTTTCAGTCTTCCTCTCGGCATACCGTCTTCGTTTGAGTTGTCTACCTATAGCACGGCTTATATTAGATATTGGATCGTGGCAAACGTGGATTTGGGATCCTCTCAGTTCAAGTGCCAGAGACCTTTCACTGTCATTGAGTACATCGATGTGAATGAACACCGCCTGCTTGTTCCTATGCGCAGTGAAAATGAAAAGATGATTTGCTGTTTGTGCTGTGAATCGGGCCCATTGAGGTTACAGGCTAGTATTGACAGAGTCGGCTTTTGTCCCGGCGAAGCGGTCGTTGTATCTGCTACTGCTGAGAATATTACAAACCGAGTAATGCGTGGCATTCGGGTTTCATTGATTGCCGTAACCAGACGTACTGCTCATGGGGCATCGAGTATGATAAGCCGAACGGTATGTGAACTGATGGGAGAGGTGATCGCAGTTGGTGCGACCGACAGGTGGGAGAACCGAAGATTCCCGATCCCACCGGTGCCACCCTCGATCAAGACATGTCGCATCATTGATCAATCTTACTACATACAACTAAGTGTTGTTGTGCCAAACGGTTTCAATCTCAGTATGCATTTTCCAATAGTAATCGGTACCGTTCCACTACGTCAAGACATTCCACGACCTCTTCAACAGGTGATGCATGTCGAGAGCAGAACAGAGAATTGGCTTCAGCTTCCGGAATCATCAATCACTTCTCAGGTGTCTTCAACTGTTCCAGTCCACCCACCACCATATGCAGAAGCCACCGGGATCACAGTTGATATTAGAGACAATGATGATCGTAACGCTATGGGTGTTGTTCAGTACACACCTCTGTTACCATTCGTTTCTTCAGAAAGGCCTACTGCTAATGACCCATTCCATGTTGACGTTTCTTTGCAACCTCACAGCTTTGAGATGCCGGGTCCATTGCAATATGACCAGACGCTACCTGACTCTGCCCAACAAAATATCCCCGTACATGGTGAGAAGCAGCATCACTCAGATCCCTATGTCACACCCCAGGCAGAGCCGTTTGGCGATTCACACATCGTAGGGTCTGATGCTATACCTATGCAACTCATCGAACCACACTCTGTACAGGACATGCACGATAAAGCATAG
- the LOC134191394 gene encoding arrestin domain-containing protein 3-like, with product MTALAQFYVVYKNNRRFYFPGQALCGHLYLEVVEPLAATKIDVVVRGMAKVRWSEQAGQNRVKYKNMETLVDDTVTVWSKTENTPHLQAGEHSFPFSFNLPAGLPSSFELFGVGVTFIRYWVMATVDLDPTGRVKYKRPFTVIQHIDVNDPVLSIPMRSENDKTLCCLCCKSGPLSLSASIDRTGYCPGDTIRVSALAENLTRRVMTGIRAQLISFTIRKENGSATRAGDGGVRILLSEVMGDPIEVGASDKWENRPMTIPACSPSIEGCSFIRHLHYVQVCVVVARGLNLRVHFPIILGTIPLCETVQHVDQHAMYVDNKAIGVFALPQPMSLPEATFVLPVTCPLVEADATRFTVNIAEDDDDGTMGDLNYCPVVPYSKARPLNR from the coding sequence ATGACTGCGTTGGCACAATTCTATGTCGTCTACAAGAACAACCGGCGCTTTTACTTCCCAGGACAAGCTCTTTGTGGCCATCTTTATCTGGAAGTAGTCGAACCCCTGGCAGCGACGAAGATAGATGTTGTCGTTCGAGGGATGGCAAAAGTACGCTGGTCCGAACAAGCTGGCCAGAATCGAGTGAAATACAAAAACATGGAGACTCTAGTTGACGATACTGTCACAGTTTGGAGCAAAACAGAGAATACACCGCACCTCCAAGCTGGAGAGCATTCCTTTCCATTTAGTTTCAACTTGCCCGCTGGCCTGCCATCCTCATTTGAGCTGTTTGGAGTGGGAGTAACGTTTATTCGCTACTGGGTAATGGCTACTGTGGATTTAGACCCTACAGGTCGTGTCAAGTATAAACGGCCTTTCACTGTGATTCAGCACATCGACGTCAATGATCCTGTGCTTTCTATACCAATGCGCAGTGAAAACGACAAGACACTCTGTTGTCTCTGTTGCAAATCCGGGCCTCTGAGTTTGAGTGCCAGTATTGACAGGACGGGATACTGCCCTGGGGACACGATTCGGGTGTCTGCATTGGCTGAAAATTTGACTAGGAGAGTGATGACTGGCATTCGAGCGCAGTTGATCTCTTTTACAATACGGAAAGAAAATGGTTCTGCTACGCGAGCTGGTGATGGTGGTGTAAGAATATTATTGAGTGAAGTGATGGGTGACCCTATTGAGGTTGGTGCATCGGACAAGTGGGAGAATAGACCAATGACGATTCCGGCATGTTCACCGTCGATCGAGGGATGCAGCTTCATTAGACATTTGCACtatgtacaagtgtgtgtggtCGTAGCGAGAGGTTTGAATCTCAGGGTTCACTTTCCCATCATATTGGGCACAATTCCACTTTGCGAGACAGTGCAACATGTCGATCAGCATGCAATGTATGTTGACAACAAGGCAATAGGTGTGTTTGCTCTTCCACAGCCGATGTCTTTACCTGAAGCAACGTTTGTTCTTCCTGTAACTTGTCCACTGGTAGAGGCAGATGCAACTAGATTTACAGTTAATATTGCTGAAGATGACGATGATGGTACCATGGGTGACTTGAATTACTGTCCTGTAGTTCCTTATTCAAAAGCTAGGCCACTCAACAGGTGA
- the LOC134191393 gene encoding uncharacterized protein LOC134191393, translated as MTAIRLRGSPVNLLIVCSQSPDSQVVETVLQHESDGKFLLQSDDINLRYCSKWRPKSKGHPFLTVALASQKSSDVHSCSERLTELSSRYQPELLVMLGRCSSVEVEHSVVEHGCVFIAKKAAISRGTKHGEKYEVEAEYAEVSGKMMTLMNEFVHRESPEWSKLVPSDMQCPSPRYAREIVLDIIISEPDGITKKSVLERCQKLKGFSGFGAMSNMTWASIIKCLVNEKEWIEETGEHGDVLKATKQGHKYSRNAHEGIFPKRDSPSLIFETIGTVDHPSVMTPADTENLRRRMGANRLMAVDKDAYRFMKEAKTLFPEAHYVVIKGVTDHYTEEQPINCYEKFVVASSAAFLKYFISNVHQLLFKNIVTSPVGELRIDFSNDANISCLLIAVKNYASSRAFVIGLEMGFSLDEVSCLLHATVEPQDHISILFETKAKDGRREAAVKLLTACRQVDERIYQSVVKQLLTVRHH; from the exons ATGACGGCCATCAGGCTTAGAGGCTCTCCTGTCAACTTACTGATAGTTTGCTCGCAGTCTCCGGACTCCCAAGTCGTTGAGACAGTGCTTCAACATGAATCGGATGGCAAATTTCTCTTGCAGTCGGATGACATCAATCTTCGTTATTGCTCGAAATGGAGACCCAAATCAAAAGGCCACCCATTTCTGACCGTCGCTCTTGCCTCACAGAAAAGCTCAGACGTCCATTCGTGCAGTGAAAGGCTCACAGAATTGTCTAGTCGATATCAACCCGAGCTGCTTGTCATGCTAGGAAGATGTTCAAGTGTGGAGGTTGAACACAGTGTTGTGGAGCACGGCTGCGTATTTATTGCTAAAAAGGCGGCCATAAGTAGGGGAACAAAACACGGCGAGAAGTATGAAGTTGAGGCAGAGTATGCCGAAGTGAGTGGTAAAATGATGACTCTGATGAACGAATTTGTCCACAGAGAGAGTCCTGAATGGAGCAAGTTGGTGCCTTCAGATATGCAATGCCCTAGTCCTCGTTATGCGAGGGAAATTGTGCTGGACATTATTATAAGTGAACCAGATGGAATAACTAAGAAATCCGTTTTAGAGCGATGCCAGAAATTAAAGGGATTTTCTGGATTTGGGGCAATGTCGAACATGACGTGGGCATCAATTATCAAATGTCTAGTAAATGAAAAGGAATGGATCGAGGAGACGGGTGAGCATGGTGATGTCCTCAAAGCAACAAAACAGGGGCATAAATATAGTCGAAATGCACACGAAGGTATATTTCCCAAACGAGATAGCCCTTCGTTGATATTTGAAACGATCGGGACTGTCGACCACCCTAGTGTAATGACTCCAGCAGATACTGAAAATTTAAGAAGAAGGATGGGagcaaacagactaatggCTGTCGACAAGGATGCCTATCGTTTCATGAAAGAGGCTAAGACTTTATTTCCTGAAGCTCATTATGTTGTGATCAAGGGCGTCACGGATCACTACACGGAGGAACAACCAATAAATTGCTATGAGAAGTTTGTTGTAGCTTCTTCAGCTGCGTTTTTGAAATACTTCATCTCCAACGTTCATCAGCTCCTTTTCA AAAACATTGTGACCAGCCCTGTCGGGGAACTTAGGATAGATTTTTCAAACGACGCCAACATCAGTTGTCTGTTGATTGCAGTCAAGAACTATGCTAGTTCGAGAGCATTTGTCATAGGGCTTGAAATGGGCTTTTCACTGGATGAGGTATCATGTCTGCTACATGCCACTGTTGAGCCTCAAGATCACATTTCCATTTTGTTCGAAACAAAAGCTAAAGATGGTCGAAGAGAGGCTGCTGTGAAGTTACTGACAGCTTGTAGGCAGGTGGATGAACGTATCTACCAATCTGTGGTGAAACAGTTACTGACTGTCAGACACCACTGA